Below is a genomic region from Tripterygium wilfordii isolate XIE 37 chromosome 12, ASM1340144v1, whole genome shotgun sequence.
ATCTTGCAGCTACACACTTGCAGTTGAATTCCAGCAACGAGTAGTTTATGCGTGGGAAAGCCATGGACCAGGTGCACGAGATGAACTTATGGAAGCTCGTCGAATTCTTGAACAGTTAAAGAGAACAGCCGGTCGGACATCCATGAACCAGCTTCCAACTAAGGCCTTACCTTTGCCCCACACTAGTCTATCTGTCAAAAGCTCATGACCTGATGTTGCAATCAACCATGAGCGAACAAGCTCCATGGGGTAGACTTTCCGTATAGAGCAATCTAGCTCCATCATTTGGCGCAATTCTATGCTCACTTTCTCTGCATAGCCCTTTTGTTGGTCATAATTTACTTTTGTGCTCTTTTACACTTAGGTGTGAgcctttttctgttttcttttttgcacCATCGGGTGTTTTTGAttctttgtactatatttgtaTAACTACTAACCTAAAatccaaaatactcaataagaTTCCAGGGGAGGATGCCAAAATGGTTTTTGCAATTATTCAGTATTGATGACTATACTTGAGGCATCTTGCTCTTCCTTGCCTCTTTATCCCCACCCCACTGGAGTCTGCGTTACTCATGCCTTTAATATACTTTCAATATTTGCTGATGAAATATTTTTGTTCTTGAATTCCAAAAGGAGTTGTGTTGGTCATACCATGAATAGGAAAGTTGTTTTCTGAATGCTTTAGTTGATATTTTCACTTTGCCATCCCCTTTGCTCCTCTCAATGTATTTCTCAGATAATTAAGTGATGATTGATGCTAAAAATGATGCGGACAGCAGTGTTAAGAATTCCAGAAGGTTGCTATTGTGTTCACTTGTTAGTATTCCCTTCCCCCAGCCTGAGCTTTAACTATGTCAATGGTATCTGTAGAGCTTTACCATCATCTGTTGGATATGTTCTACTGTCTCTCTTAGTCTCATCTGCTCTTGTTTCAGATACAGGGCTTCTATGGAGAACGGAGAAACCCGATTCTCTGTGGCAGAAAACATGGTGAGAAATATTTTTAGCATGTTCAATCTTAGGCAACATCATTCTTTCTGccctctattttttctttttctatttgggTCCCTTATTCTTCTATTCCATTCCTCTTAATCTATTCCTCTCTGTTGGTGAAGCTGTAGATAAAAGATGAGCAAAAGCAATCATCCTCACTCATGAAGAGGAGAAGAccacaaaagaaaaggcaagtCTGCACGCCCTCAGTGGTTTAAGCAATGATTTGTATGTCCATGCCTTCATTCAATCAACACCTTCATCTTCTATGACTATCTATGATTACAATCCAAAGTCACTCTACACTCATCTTGGACTATTGAACTATTCAATGTCCTTCTAAAGATTCCAGAAAACATAAACTCCAAaccaataaattaaaaaaaaaaaacaaattcccATACTTTGAAACTCAAATTCTATCTAGTTCGACGGGAAGAACTGCATTTCTAGACCCTCTGCCATGAACAAATGGAAAAAACGATCTTCTGATTCTGTTACTACTTTCTTCAGGGCTACAATTATTGCTAAGATGCCTGCTTTGTTGAATGACAGTTTGAACTGTTAAGTAAAGCTGTTGATCTGCTGCTGAATCCAGTGAAAATGATCTCCTGATCGGGCTGATAGAGAACtcattgtctttctttcttgtaTCAATGCACTCGTCTCCTAAAATCGACACTCGATGGTGAATACTGGGTTTCAGGCACCCACGCTTATGCTCCATTTTCGCTGGCAATTGCCTTGTTGGCTGCTCTGGAACTTCACTTGGAATGTCTTGTATTTGCTGCCTTTGAGGTAACTGAATGCCAGCATGTTCTCCTCCCAGTTCAATCACCACAAAATCTTCATCACCACCCATGAGACTCTCTGTAAGTGGCTGAGAATCTTGAGGTGAAGAGCTTGGTGCAATGATATGATCAACCGGATTCCGACTTGTACCTGAAATGCTTGTTCTGCATAGGGGGCAATTGCCATTGCTCTGAAGCCATATGTCAATGCAAGCTAAATGAAATGCATGACTACAACTTGGAAGAACTCTTAGCATATCTTGTTCTTGAAACTCAGCCAAACAGACCACACACCCATATATGCTTCTGTGTTCACCTTCTTTTCTGCTACTGAACTGGGCAGTTGGGATTTCCCGAATCTCCGAATCGTCAAGCCCGTGGTTCCACATTGTTGGAGAGAGAGCTATAAAGggttcttcatcatctctaGCTCTCCACAATGAAAACCACCTTAGTGGATTAACTTGGTGCCAGTTAGAGCAGTATTTGACCACAAATGCAACAAACAAGAAAGCTGTGCCCAGGATGCTTAATACAACAATGACTAACACTGGAAAAGCTTGCTCGGATGTAGGCGATGAATGCTGATTGGAGGGGTTTTCCTGGTTTTTGGTAGATGAAAGAGCATGGAATCCCAGGCCTCCATGAAAGTGTGTGTCATTTGGTGCCATAAGACAGACAGTTACAGGCAGAGATTGTGTTTAAATTGACATGAACATAGAGCTAGAAAAAGGGTATGAAAGATGGCATGGACCATGTGGACCAAAAGACATCAATGTTGACACTGAAGAGAGCTTGAAAGAGTTGGTGTACATGACTATATGTATTGATTTATAATTATTACATGTTCACCTCAAGAGGAGACTAAGCAGGTCCCCAGACTCACCATTCTGGCTCAAAGGTAGAGATACTGCATTATGCGGCGGCCACACAGTAGACGCTATTCATTTATCCATATCATAAAATAAAAGGATGGGACCAGTAaatcaaaaagaagaagcaatccACATAACTTAGAGAATAAGCCATAAAAACTCTGGCTTGTTTGGAAGTTCTTCCAAAAACCAAATAATTAACAGGCCTCTCTAATGTGCATCAGTCATCATATAAGGTCAATCATTATGTTGCTAAAATCTTCCATAAACTAATTTTCGGTTTCATTCTCTATTTGGATTATGTCCCTGTTTAAATTTAATTGCTTCATTATTTATATGGGCCATGACCGAGTTACAACGGTAAAACTAAGAAGTCACATATTCAATTTCCGAAAACAACCTCTTCATGAGAGTAATAAAGAGTATCAAGTTACACTTCCTATTAGTACATCGTAGAATCTAAGAAACACAGACACCTGTAAAACGACGACGTTCCTGTGTCAAACACTTTTCGGACACTGACGCAGCAGTTTCCTATTAAAGGGACATGGATTTCACTTATTAAGGGGAAAATAAGATCTTATGGGCTACACAGACCTGGCCCAATCCTGAACGACTCTAAGACAACTAGGAGCAGGTCTGTAGAGCCCATTCAAAAATGGGTTGGGGAAAATTTCATGGACCTCAGtcgaaaaccccaaaaaaagaaaaaaagttgcgACTTGCGACGGAGAAGGCAGGCGGCCGTGAATCGATTTCTCGCTCTACTGTATCGGTTTCTTCTCGCAATTTCTTCCTTCGATTGTTATTTCCGATTGTGATCTGCATGCGTTGCCATCTCTTTCCAGTTCCCAGTGCCTACTGCAGTGCAGACGGTAAGTTAAACgaattctttttcttcctttgtttTTATCAAAAAACTGTATGTGTAAATATGTTTGTATTCAGGGACAGCAGAAGGTTTGTTACATCTTCACGAGGGTTTTCAGAGTAGAATTATCCACCTAGACATCAAGGCTGCCAATATTTTGAGCCTCAGGTGTACTTGAAaaacttctttattttttaatgcaAGTGTTGAATTTGATAATCCTCATAAACTAGTTTTGGCTAATTGGGTTCATAGTGATGTTAGTCCTATGTAACGAGAGAGATATACGAcagtttttttaatgaatatttGGGATTTCATGCTCTGACTGGTACTTTTCATTCAGATTTGTATTTAAAATACTAGTCAAGGACTCAGGGGTGTAGTGTAAAAAGCAACAAAAAATTTTTAGGATCTTTATTGATTGTGTTTGGAGTTTATGGTAGTATTGAGAAAATAGACAAGTATAtgtttttgttaatttctaatatatatatatatatatatatatatatgtatgcgtgTCTTTGCCGTATATGTCttgcaaaatttgaaattcccTTGTCTAAGTGAGTGTCGTGTCCCATGTCCGGTGTCCGTGT
It encodes:
- the LOC120010693 gene encoding RING-H2 finger protein ATL16-like, producing the protein MAPNDTHFHGGLGFHALSSTKNQENPSNQHSSPTSEQAFPVLVIVVLSILGTAFLFVAFVVKYCSNWHQVNPLRWFSLWRARDDEEPFIALSPTMWNHGLDDSEIREIPTAQFSSRKEGEHRSIYGCVVCLAEFQEQDMLRVLPSCSHAFHLACIDIWLQSNGNCPLCRTSISGTSRNPVDHIIAPSSSPQDSQPLTESLMGGDEDFVVIELGGEHAGIQLPQRQQIQDIPSEVPEQPTRQLPAKMEHKRGCLKPSIHHRVSILGDECIDTRKKDNEFSISPIRRSFSLDSAADQQLYLTVQTVIQQSRHLSNNCSPEESSNRIRRSFFPFVHGRGSRNAVLPVELDRI